In Burkholderiales bacterium, the following proteins share a genomic window:
- a CDS encoding ATP-dependent DNA helicase RecQ produces the protein MPDKDQQRALAKTLRDTFGYRRLRAGQQEVIGSVLAKHDTLAVMPTGAGKSLCYQLPALHLEGTTVIVSPLISLMKDQVDKLALAGVSAIEVNSTLSGREEKAALESIRKGEDEMVFTTPERLSDPAFIEALGHNAIDLFVIDEAHCISQWGHDFRPAFLEISNALEALGNPPVLALTATATSAVMADIGRQLKRKLQVINTGIYRPNLHYRVVHATNDDEKLDYTVKVAKAIEGSGIVYTATVKNADLVYERLKEAGIEVARYHGRMSGKDREAAQDDFMSGRCRVMVATNAFGLGIDKSDIRFVLHYQVPGTLEAYYQESGRAGRDAEAAQCILVYDTRDKRVQQFFLGGRYPTQEDVILAFEALTKTGALDESVAFAALEGAAPNVAGNKLKVALKLLKDAGFVKQDRSFRYRLLNAEVRRSDLRGLADEYGRKSEADREKLERMIFYAQTAFCRWKVLLEYFEGIEDFERCGTCDNCVNPPQVKPPKKVRLPKWARRPPLGPVAQFNEGDRVRVPRYGEGRVASATAEQVEIVFPDGRKRQFLAAYVEAA, from the coding sequence ATGCCCGATAAAGACCAGCAGCGCGCGCTCGCCAAGACCCTGAGGGATACCTTCGGCTATCGGCGTCTTCGTGCGGGCCAGCAGGAGGTGATCGGCAGCGTGCTCGCCAAGCACGACACGCTGGCGGTCATGCCCACCGGCGCGGGCAAGTCGCTCTGCTACCAGCTTCCGGCGCTGCACCTCGAAGGCACGACGGTGATCGTGTCGCCGCTGATCTCGCTCATGAAGGACCAGGTCGACAAGCTCGCGTTGGCCGGCGTGTCCGCGATCGAGGTCAACAGCACCCTCTCGGGCCGCGAGGAGAAAGCCGCGCTCGAGTCGATCCGCAAGGGCGAGGACGAGATGGTCTTCACCACGCCCGAGCGCCTCTCCGATCCCGCGTTCATCGAAGCGCTCGGGCACAACGCGATCGACCTCTTCGTCATCGACGAGGCGCACTGCATCTCGCAGTGGGGCCACGACTTCCGGCCGGCGTTCCTGGAGATCTCGAACGCGCTCGAAGCGCTCGGCAACCCGCCGGTGCTCGCGCTCACCGCGACCGCGACCAGCGCGGTGATGGCGGACATCGGACGGCAGTTGAAGCGCAAGCTGCAGGTGATCAACACCGGCATCTACCGTCCCAACCTGCACTACCGCGTCGTGCACGCGACCAACGACGACGAGAAGCTCGACTACACGGTGAAGGTCGCGAAGGCGATCGAAGGCAGCGGGATCGTCTATACCGCGACGGTCAAGAACGCGGACCTCGTGTACGAGCGGCTCAAAGAGGCCGGCATCGAAGTCGCGCGCTATCACGGCCGGATGTCCGGAAAGGACCGCGAAGCGGCGCAGGACGATTTCATGTCCGGCCGCTGCCGCGTGATGGTCGCCACCAACGCGTTCGGCCTCGGCATCGACAAGTCGGACATCCGCTTCGTCCTGCATTACCAGGTGCCCGGTACGCTCGAGGCGTATTACCAGGAATCGGGACGAGCCGGCCGCGACGCCGAAGCCGCGCAGTGCATCCTGGTCTACGACACGCGCGACAAGCGCGTGCAGCAGTTCTTCCTGGGCGGCCGCTATCCGACGCAGGAAGACGTGATCCTGGCGTTCGAGGCGCTGACCAAGACCGGAGCGCTCGACGAGTCCGTCGCGTTCGCCGCGCTCGAAGGCGCCGCGCCCAACGTCGCGGGCAACAAGCTCAAGGTCGCGCTCAAGCTTCTGAAAGACGCGGGCTTCGTGAAGCAGGACCGCAGCTTCCGCTACCGGCTGCTCAATGCCGAAGTCCGGCGCTCCGATCTGCGCGGCCTCGCCGACGAATACGGCCGCAAGAGCGAGGCCGACCGCGAAAAGCTCGAGCGCATGATCTTCTATGCGCAGACCGCGTTCTGCCGCTGGAAGGTGCTGCTCGAGTACTTCGAAGGGATCGAGGACTTCGAGCGCTGCGGCACCTGCGACAACTGCGTGAACCCGCCGCAGGTGAAGCCGCCGAAGAAAGTGCGCCTGCCGAAATGGGCGCGCCGCCCGCCGCTCGGTCCGGTGGCGCAGTTCAACGAAGGCGACCGCGTGCGCGTGCCGCGCTACGGCGAAGGGCGCGTCGCGAGCGCGACCGCCGAGCAGGTCGAGATCGTCTTTCCCGACGGCAGGAAGCGGCAGTTCCTGGCGGCGTACGTAGAGGCAGCCTGA
- a CDS encoding peptide chain release factor 3, with the protein MTVAQEVARRRTFAIISHPDAGKTTLTEKLLLFAGAIHIAGSVKARKASRHATSDWMEIEKQRGISVASSVMQMEYRDCVINLLDTPGHKDFSEDTYRVLTAVDAALMVIDAANGVESQTLRLLEVCRSRNTPIITFINKMDREVREPLELIDEIERVLEMPAVPFTWPVGMGKRFGGVFDIRQDRMRVFSPGEDRRGDFEVIEGIDNPETAQRFGEAFGQAKNEIELVQGASPDFDENAFLAGRQTPVFFGSAINNFGVRETLDALIDLAPPPGPKEAMQRIVEPTEQKFTGVVFKIQANMDPAHRDRVAFVRVCSGRFDRGMQLKISRTGKDLRTNNVVSFLSQKRDILEEAYPGDVIGIPNHGVLQLGDTLTEGEKLQFTGLPFFAPEIFYAVELADPLKAKQLRAGLAQLGEEGAIQVFRPHVGGALLLGAVGQLQVEVVAHRLKHEYGVDARLVPARHKYARWITSDDERELKRFIDNMAMRIAYDVVDAPTFLAAHATELAAAADNWPKIRFHALREHAGLVFQSQ; encoded by the coding sequence ATGACCGTCGCCCAGGAAGTCGCCCGCCGCCGCACCTTCGCCATCATCTCCCACCCCGACGCGGGCAAGACCACGCTCACCGAGAAGCTGCTGCTGTTCGCCGGCGCCATCCACATCGCCGGGAGCGTGAAGGCGCGCAAAGCGAGCCGCCACGCGACCTCGGACTGGATGGAGATCGAGAAGCAGCGCGGCATCTCGGTCGCGAGCTCGGTGATGCAGATGGAGTATCGCGACTGCGTCATCAATCTCCTCGACACGCCGGGCCACAAGGATTTTTCCGAGGACACTTATCGCGTGCTGACCGCGGTCGACGCGGCGCTGATGGTGATCGACGCGGCGAACGGCGTGGAGTCGCAGACGCTGCGGCTGCTGGAAGTCTGCCGCTCGCGCAACACCCCGATCATCACCTTCATCAACAAGATGGACCGCGAAGTGCGCGAGCCGCTGGAGCTCATCGACGAGATCGAGCGCGTGCTCGAGATGCCCGCGGTGCCCTTCACCTGGCCGGTCGGCATGGGCAAGCGCTTCGGCGGGGTGTTCGACATCCGCCAGGACCGCATGCGCGTCTTCAGCCCCGGTGAGGACCGGCGCGGCGACTTCGAGGTGATCGAAGGCATCGACAACCCCGAGACCGCGCAGCGCTTCGGCGAGGCCTTCGGGCAGGCGAAGAACGAGATCGAGCTCGTGCAGGGCGCCTCCCCCGACTTCGACGAGAACGCGTTCCTGGCGGGCCGGCAGACGCCGGTGTTCTTCGGCTCGGCGATCAACAACTTCGGCGTGCGCGAGACGCTGGACGCGCTGATCGACCTCGCGCCGCCGCCGGGACCGAAGGAAGCGATGCAGCGCATCGTCGAGCCCACCGAACAGAAGTTCACCGGCGTGGTTTTCAAGATCCAGGCGAACATGGATCCCGCGCACCGCGACCGCGTCGCGTTCGTGCGCGTGTGCTCGGGGCGCTTCGACCGCGGCATGCAGTTGAAGATCAGCCGCACCGGCAAGGACCTGCGCACCAACAACGTCGTGTCCTTCCTCTCGCAGAAGCGCGACATCCTCGAAGAGGCCTATCCCGGAGACGTCATCGGCATCCCGAACCACGGGGTGCTCCAGCTCGGGGATACTCTGACCGAAGGCGAAAAGCTCCAGTTCACCGGGCTGCCTTTCTTCGCGCCCGAGATCTTCTACGCGGTCGAGCTCGCCGATCCGCTCAAGGCCAAGCAACTGCGCGCGGGGCTCGCCCAGCTCGGCGAAGAGGGCGCGATCCAGGTGTTCAGGCCGCACGTCGGCGGCGCGCTGCTGCTCGGCGCGGTCGGCCAGCTCCAGGTCGAGGTCGTGGCGCACCGGCTGAAGCACGAGTACGGCGTCGACGCGCGGCTCGTTCCCGCACGGCACAAATATGCGCGCTGGATCACCTCCGACGACGAGCGCGAATTGAAGCGGTTCATCGACAACATGGCGATGCGCATCGCCTACGACGTCGTGGACGCGCCGACCTTCCTCGCGGCCCACGCAACCGAGCTCGCGGCCGCCGCGGACAACTGGCCGAAGATTCGCTTCCACGCGCTCCGCGAGCACGCGGGGCTCGTCTTCCAGTCCCAGTAG
- a CDS encoding tetratricopeptide repeat protein, which produces MLWRALRSAFKPRASAEPRVRRALDLSRAGLHAEAEALLRRAVAEHPRDAAAATNLAVALLEQDRAAHAVTWLTRALEIDAGFAPAHFNYAHVLKINGRLADALSHYRAAAHARNAMPEAHEALMYAALEACDWDAAEAVAAELRERAAREPAELWMKRVSPLTAAYLGLDAGQCKAVAAFHAPPPAREALVRRRDRSARPGRLRIAYLSRDFRDHPVGHVLKSALAHHDRSRFEVHAYSWGGGDDSVYRRAIADSVDRFVDISRMGDDEAARSIAGAGVDLAIDLMGHTTGNRLGILAKRPAPVQAHYLGYPGTTGAAYVDCFVGDAIATPAHLDAQFSERIVRVEQCFMVADGGDALAAPATSRAAHGLPGDALVCCNFGDPSRITRRTFELWLTILAREPRALLWLRKTNPLAAENLRARASACGLDPARIVFAERVAGKPAHLARLGCADLALDTLGWYNGHSTTADLLWAGVPVLTAPGETFASRVAASLVSAAGGGELVVDGDDAYADAALSLARDPARTRALHRQMLEARTSAPFFDTPALVRGLEDAFERMYAERLGELIA; this is translated from the coding sequence ATGCTCTGGCGCGCGCTGCGCTCGGCGTTCAAGCCCCGCGCGTCGGCCGAGCCGCGGGTGCGGCGCGCGCTCGACCTCTCGCGCGCCGGCCTGCACGCCGAAGCCGAAGCGCTTCTGCGTCGCGCGGTCGCCGAGCATCCGCGCGACGCGGCCGCCGCGACCAATCTCGCGGTCGCGCTGCTCGAGCAGGACCGCGCCGCACATGCGGTGACTTGGCTCACCCGCGCCCTCGAGATCGACGCCGGGTTCGCGCCCGCTCATTTCAACTACGCGCACGTGCTGAAGATCAACGGCCGCCTTGCCGATGCGCTGTCCCACTATCGCGCGGCGGCGCACGCCCGGAATGCGATGCCCGAGGCGCACGAGGCGCTGATGTACGCGGCGCTGGAAGCGTGCGACTGGGATGCGGCCGAGGCCGTGGCTGCCGAGCTGCGCGAACGCGCGGCGCGAGAGCCGGCAGAACTCTGGATGAAGCGCGTCTCGCCGCTGACCGCGGCGTATCTCGGCCTCGACGCCGGGCAGTGCAAGGCGGTCGCGGCGTTCCACGCGCCGCCCCCCGCGCGCGAGGCGCTCGTTCGCCGTCGCGACCGAAGCGCGCGTCCCGGCCGTCTTCGCATCGCCTATCTCTCGCGAGATTTCCGCGACCATCCGGTGGGACACGTGCTGAAGAGCGCGCTCGCCCACCACGATCGCTCGCGCTTCGAAGTGCACGCGTATTCGTGGGGCGGCGGCGACGACAGCGTCTATCGCCGCGCGATCGCCGACAGCGTCGATCGCTTCGTCGACATCTCGCGCATGGGCGACGACGAGGCGGCGCGCTCGATCGCCGGCGCCGGCGTGGATCTCGCGATCGACCTCATGGGCCACACAACCGGCAACCGCCTCGGCATCCTGGCGAAGCGGCCCGCACCCGTGCAGGCGCATTACCTCGGTTACCCCGGCACCACGGGCGCCGCTTATGTCGACTGCTTCGTCGGCGATGCGATCGCGACGCCCGCGCACCTGGACGCGCAGTTCAGCGAGCGCATCGTGCGCGTCGAGCAGTGTTTCATGGTCGCGGACGGCGGCGACGCGCTCGCGGCGCCGGCCACGTCGCGAGCGGCGCACGGCCTGCCCGGGGACGCGTTGGTCTGCTGCAACTTCGGTGATCCGTCGCGCATCACCCGCCGCACCTTCGAGCTGTGGCTGACGATCCTCGCACGCGAGCCGCGCGCGCTGCTGTGGCTGCGCAAGACCAACCCGCTCGCGGCGGAGAACCTGCGTGCGCGCGCGAGCGCGTGCGGGCTCGATCCGGCGCGCATCGTCTTCGCCGAGCGCGTCGCCGGCAAGCCCGCGCATCTCGCGCGCCTGGGGTGCGCCGACCTCGCGCTCGATACGCTCGGTTGGTACAACGGACACAGCACGACCGCCGATCTCCTGTGGGCGGGGGTGCCGGTCCTCACCGCGCCGGGAGAGACGTTCGCGAGCCGCGTCGCGGCGAGCCTCGTCAGCGCGGCGGGCGGCGGCGAGCTCGTGGTCGACGGAGACGACGCGTACGCCGATGCGGCGCTGTCGCTCGCACGCGACCCTGCGCGCACCCGAGCGCTGCACCGGCAGATGCTCGAAGCGCGCACGTCTGCGCCGTTCTTCGATACGCCGGCACTGGTGCGCGGTCTCGAGGATGCGTTCGAGCGGATGTACGCCGAGCGCCTTGGGGAGCTTATTGCCTGA
- a CDS encoding PQQ-dependent sugar dehydrogenase, with amino-acid sequence MRRRLGLLALGALALLAGCGGGGGGGGAVGNAGTLRVIVVGLAVGASPSVMVTGPGNVSQALSTTDMTLTLAPGVYTITAGNVLDGASNFAPQQAMQTATVTAGASAAATVTYNNAGAFRLALQQVVAGLADPLFLASPAGDARLFVVERTGRIRIVQNGVVAPAPFLDISARASTAGEGGLLSLAFDPQFATNGSFYVYFTDTTGDVAIERFQVSANPAAADPTPLRIITITHRSFTNHKGGLVAFGPDGFLYLAPGDGGGGGDPLGSGQNLNTLLGKILRIDVSNASAAQPYAIPAGNPFTGQPNRRGEIWGFGLRNPFRYTFDTGTLYIADVGQNRIEEVDAVAASAAGVNYGWNVTEGSLCFPGDPCSTQGITLPVLEYDHGAAGGCSIIGGFVYRGTAIPELAGRYLYSDFCTGFLRTFALRGGSAMERIDWAIPSVGSIFSFGQDAQGELYMLTSTGAVMRVVRQ; translated from the coding sequence ATGCGCAGGCGGCTCGGCCTTTTGGCTTTGGGCGCGCTTGCGCTACTCGCCGGATGCGGCGGCGGAGGCGGTGGTGGCGGTGCGGTCGGCAACGCCGGAACGCTGCGCGTGATCGTCGTGGGGCTTGCGGTGGGCGCGAGCCCGTCGGTCATGGTGACCGGGCCCGGCAACGTGAGCCAGGCGCTGAGCACGACCGACATGACGCTCACGCTCGCGCCCGGCGTCTACACCATCACGGCGGGTAACGTGCTCGACGGCGCGAGCAACTTCGCTCCGCAGCAGGCGATGCAGACCGCCACGGTGACCGCGGGCGCAAGCGCCGCCGCGACCGTCACCTACAACAACGCCGGCGCTTTTCGGCTGGCGCTGCAGCAGGTGGTCGCCGGCCTCGCCGATCCGCTGTTCCTCGCTTCGCCGGCGGGCGACGCGCGCCTGTTCGTGGTGGAGCGCACCGGCCGCATCCGCATCGTGCAGAACGGCGTCGTGGCCCCCGCGCCTTTCCTCGACATCTCGGCGCGCGCCAGCACCGCCGGCGAAGGCGGGCTGCTCTCGCTCGCGTTCGACCCGCAGTTCGCGACGAACGGTTCGTTCTATGTCTACTTCACCGATACGACCGGCGACGTCGCGATCGAGCGCTTCCAGGTATCCGCGAATCCCGCGGCCGCCGATCCGACGCCGCTGCGCATCATCACGATCACCCACCGCTCGTTCACCAATCACAAGGGCGGCCTCGTCGCGTTCGGTCCCGACGGGTTTCTCTATCTCGCGCCGGGCGACGGCGGCGGCGGCGGCGATCCGCTGGGCAGCGGCCAGAACCTCAACACGCTGCTCGGCAAGATCCTGCGCATCGACGTCTCGAACGCGAGCGCGGCGCAGCCGTACGCCATCCCGGCGGGCAATCCTTTCACGGGACAGCCGAATCGCCGCGGCGAGATCTGGGGCTTCGGGCTGCGCAATCCGTTCCGCTACACGTTCGATACGGGCACGCTGTACATCGCGGACGTCGGGCAGAACCGCATCGAGGAAGTCGACGCGGTCGCCGCGAGCGCCGCCGGCGTCAACTACGGCTGGAACGTGACCGAAGGGTCGCTGTGCTTCCCGGGCGATCCGTGCAGCACGCAGGGCATCACGCTGCCTGTGCTCGAATACGATCACGGCGCTGCCGGCGGGTGCTCGATCATCGGCGGCTTCGTCTACCGCGGCACCGCGATCCCCGAGCTCGCCGGTCGCTATCTCTATTCCGATTTCTGCACCGGCTTCCTGCGCACCTTCGCGCTGCGCGGCGGGAGCGCGATGGAGCGCATCGACTGGGCCATCCCCAGTGTGGGATCGATCTTCTCGTTCGGTCAGGATGCCCAGGGCGAGCTCTACATGCTCACCTCGACCGGCGCGGTGATGCGCGTGGTCAGGCAATAA
- a CDS encoding CoA transferase, which produces MLPLDALPPPPGGAHPSLLSGVRVLDLTTSIAGPYATLLMADMGADVIKVERPGAGDDSRAWGPPFLDGESLWFLSVNRNKQSVTLDYSGEAGRKVLHDLVRAADVVIVNLVGRVQKKLQVDYASLKALKPDLVYVSLSGFGLEGARRDFPCYDLVAEGYSSVMDLTGEAESPPQKVGTPAADLIAGMDAAYATLAALFDRSRSGRGHEIDIAMIDSMTRFMSPRIVPYLGSGEVPKRTGARDSVIAVYQVFDTQDDPITLGLGNDGIWKRFWEAVGKPEVGADARYAKNVDRRAARAEIVESIQAVLKTRPRDEWLKRFVEAKVPAGPVNRVDQVASDPELIGRGLFYTDTANGRRIPQVGLGIGVDGSNATYRTPPPRLGEHTEQVLRSLGYDDARIAELRNGKVI; this is translated from the coding sequence GTGCTTCCTCTAGACGCATTGCCGCCGCCTCCGGGCGGCGCGCACCCCTCGCTCCTGTCCGGCGTGCGAGTGCTCGATCTCACCACGTCGATCGCGGGCCCGTACGCGACGCTGCTCATGGCCGACATGGGCGCCGACGTGATCAAGGTCGAGCGTCCCGGCGCCGGAGACGACAGCCGCGCCTGGGGCCCGCCGTTCCTCGACGGCGAATCGCTGTGGTTCCTGTCGGTCAACCGCAACAAGCAGAGCGTCACGCTCGACTACAGCGGTGAAGCGGGGCGCAAGGTGCTGCACGATCTCGTGCGCGCCGCCGACGTGGTCATCGTCAACCTCGTCGGCCGCGTGCAGAAGAAGCTGCAGGTCGATTACGCGAGCCTGAAAGCGTTGAAGCCCGACCTCGTCTACGTCTCCTTGAGCGGCTTCGGGCTCGAAGGCGCGCGCCGCGACTTCCCGTGCTACGACCTCGTCGCCGAAGGCTACAGCAGCGTGATGGACCTGACAGGCGAAGCCGAGAGCCCGCCGCAGAAAGTGGGCACGCCCGCCGCCGATCTCATCGCAGGCATGGACGCGGCCTACGCGACGCTTGCCGCGCTCTTCGACCGGAGCCGCAGCGGTCGCGGGCACGAGATCGACATCGCGATGATCGACAGCATGACGCGCTTCATGTCCCCGCGCATCGTGCCGTATCTCGGCTCGGGCGAGGTGCCCAAGCGCACCGGCGCGCGCGACAGCGTGATCGCGGTGTACCAGGTGTTCGATACCCAGGACGATCCGATCACGCTGGGCCTGGGCAACGACGGCATCTGGAAGCGCTTCTGGGAAGCGGTCGGCAAGCCCGAGGTCGGCGCCGATGCGCGCTATGCGAAGAACGTCGACCGCCGCGCCGCGCGCGCCGAGATCGTCGAGAGCATCCAGGCGGTGCTGAAGACGCGCCCGCGCGACGAGTGGCTGAAGCGCTTCGTCGAGGCGAAAGTGCCTGCGGGTCCGGTCAACCGCGTCGACCAGGTGGCGAGCGATCCGGAATTGATCGGGCGCGGCCTCTTCTATACCGACACCGCGAACGGCCGGCGCATCCCGCAGGTCGGGCTGGGCATCGGCGTCGACGGCTCGAACGCGACCTATCGCACGCCGCCGCCGCGCCTGGGCGAGCACACCGAGCAAGTGCTGCGCTCTCTGGGCTACGACGATGCGCGCATCGCGGAGCTACGCAACGGTAAAGTGATCTGA
- a CDS encoding quinone oxidoreductase — MPYAMRIHENGGPEKLLWEEVEIGNPGPGEVRVRNTAVGLNFIDTYHRSGLYPMQLPVTLGGEGAGVIEAVGPRVKDLKVGDRVTYVGPLGSYSEVLLRPAEKLVKIPAGVEDQQAAAMMLKGLTAWYLCRRTYKVKKGDTVVVHAAAGGVGQILSQWCKHLGATVIGTVGSEEKAALAKKAGCKHVIVTSKEKVSERVKAITKGKGVPVVYDGIGKDTFMDSLDCLAPLGLMVSYGNASGAVPPISIGILASKGSLFVTRPTLANYTATREDLIKASKELFAVVKKGAVKIKINQTYPLREAAQAHIDLEGRKTTGSTVLIP, encoded by the coding sequence ATGCCTTACGCCATGCGGATCCACGAAAACGGCGGACCCGAGAAGCTGCTGTGGGAAGAAGTCGAGATCGGTAATCCCGGACCGGGTGAAGTGCGGGTGCGCAACACCGCGGTCGGTCTCAACTTCATCGACACCTATCACCGCAGCGGCCTTTACCCGATGCAGCTCCCGGTCACGCTCGGCGGCGAAGGCGCCGGGGTGATCGAGGCGGTCGGGCCCAGGGTGAAGGACCTCAAGGTCGGCGACCGCGTGACCTACGTCGGCCCGCTCGGCTCGTATTCCGAAGTGCTGCTGCGTCCCGCCGAGAAGCTGGTGAAGATCCCCGCCGGCGTCGAGGACCAGCAGGCCGCGGCGATGATGCTCAAAGGCCTGACCGCGTGGTACCTCTGCCGCCGCACCTACAAGGTGAAGAAAGGCGACACCGTGGTGGTACACGCCGCCGCGGGCGGCGTGGGGCAGATCCTCTCGCAATGGTGCAAGCATCTCGGCGCGACCGTGATCGGCACCGTCGGCTCGGAAGAGAAAGCCGCGCTCGCGAAGAAAGCCGGCTGCAAGCACGTCATCGTCACGTCCAAGGAGAAGGTGTCCGAGCGCGTCAAGGCGATCACCAAGGGCAAGGGCGTGCCGGTGGTGTACGACGGCATCGGCAAGGACACCTTCATGGATTCGCTGGACTGCCTCGCGCCGCTGGGACTGATGGTGAGCTACGGCAACGCGTCGGGCGCGGTGCCGCCGATCTCCATCGGCATCCTCGCGTCGAAAGGTTCGCTCTTCGTGACGCGCCCGACGCTCGCCAACTACACCGCCACCCGCGAAGACCTGATCAAAGCGTCGAAAGAGCTCTTCGCCGTGGTGAAGAAAGGCGCGGTGAAGATCAAGATCAACCAGACCTATCCGCTGCGCGAGGCGGCGCAGGCGCACATCGATCTGGAGGGGCGCAAAACCACCGGCTCGACCGTACTTATCCCGTAA
- a CDS encoding mechanosensitive ion channel domain-containing protein, whose protein sequence is MDWDWNDLFGWIYAPLVTVGTTDITFGRIGGLILMLLGVWWASSVLERALRRLALHGHHHATTSTVYAFTRLVRYVVWIVGTIIGLNFMGFELTSLAFLGGAIGVGIGFGLQNIFQNFISGIIILVEKTLKVGDFVEIASGLRGTVVEIGMRYTRVSTNDEVDVLVPNSEFINKPVTNWTYGDRTRRVKVPFGVAYGSDKEAVREAGLAAVRSVKGVLIDDAHPATVLLKNFGESSLDFEIRTWVGPDLVTHPGGTTSRILWALETELTKRGIELPFPQRDLHLRSVPEGFAQARPLQPQNALTSTEAHRADANPATR, encoded by the coding sequence ATGGATTGGGACTGGAACGACCTCTTCGGCTGGATCTACGCCCCGCTCGTCACGGTCGGCACGACCGACATCACGTTCGGGCGTATCGGGGGGCTCATCCTGATGCTGCTCGGCGTCTGGTGGGCGTCTTCCGTCCTCGAACGCGCGCTGCGCCGGCTCGCGCTGCACGGGCACCATCACGCCACGACCTCGACCGTCTACGCCTTCACCCGGCTGGTGCGCTACGTGGTCTGGATCGTCGGCACGATCATCGGGCTCAACTTCATGGGCTTCGAGCTGACGAGCCTCGCCTTTCTGGGGGGCGCGATCGGCGTCGGCATCGGCTTCGGGCTCCAGAACATCTTCCAGAACTTCATCTCGGGCATCATCATCCTGGTCGAAAAAACCCTCAAGGTCGGCGACTTCGTCGAGATCGCGTCCGGCCTGCGCGGCACGGTGGTGGAGATCGGCATGCGCTACACCCGGGTGTCGACCAACGACGAAGTCGACGTGCTGGTGCCGAACTCCGAGTTCATCAACAAGCCGGTGACGAACTGGACATACGGCGACCGCACGCGGCGCGTCAAGGTGCCTTTCGGGGTGGCCTACGGGTCCGACAAGGAGGCGGTGCGCGAAGCGGGCCTTGCTGCGGTGCGCTCGGTCAAAGGCGTCCTCATCGACGATGCGCACCCGGCAACGGTGCTGTTGAAGAACTTCGGCGAGAGCAGCCTCGACTTCGAGATCAGGACGTGGGTGGGGCCGGACCTCGTCACACACCCGGGCGGCACGACTTCGCGCATCCTGTGGGCGCTGGAGACCGAGCTCACGAAGCGCGGCATCGAGCTGCCGTTCCCGCAACGCGACCTGCACCTGCGCTCGGTGCCCGAAGGCTTCGCGCAGGCGCGGCCCTTGCAGCCGCAAAACGCGTTAACCAGCACGGAGGCACATCGTGCAGACGCAAACCCTGCAACAAGGTGA
- a CDS encoding enoyl-CoA hydratase-related protein: protein MTYETILYREEGAVGWLTLNRPDDGNMFTPQMCHDIRDCINDIRRETRTRVLVITGAGDKFFCIGGRKEGMADSTLYAGMLPTLEIYESIERLQKPVIASVNGFAVGGGHVLQVMCDLTIAKESAIFRQVGPMMGSFDAGYGTWYLEDLIGKKRAKEMWFLNPKLSAKEALEIGLINRVVPDDQLEAETRKYANAVAERGAFALAALKGAFVARHGGVSGLSRVSHDLLLRLYLDTDEHEELGEAFRERRTPNADKFGH from the coding sequence ATGACCTACGAAACCATCCTCTACCGCGAAGAAGGCGCCGTCGGCTGGCTCACGCTCAACCGCCCCGACGACGGCAACATGTTCACGCCGCAGATGTGTCACGACATCCGCGACTGCATCAACGACATCCGCCGCGAGACGCGCACCCGCGTGCTCGTCATCACCGGCGCGGGCGACAAGTTCTTCTGCATCGGCGGGCGCAAGGAAGGGATGGCGGACAGCACGCTGTACGCGGGCATGCTGCCGACGCTGGAGATCTACGAATCGATCGAGCGCCTGCAGAAGCCGGTCATCGCGTCGGTCAACGGCTTCGCCGTCGGCGGAGGTCACGTGCTGCAGGTGATGTGCGACCTGACGATCGCGAAAGAGAGCGCGATCTTCCGCCAGGTGGGGCCGATGATGGGCAGCTTCGACGCGGGCTACGGCACGTGGTACCTCGAAGACCTCATCGGCAAGAAGCGCGCGAAGGAGATGTGGTTCCTCAACCCCAAGCTGAGCGCCAAGGAAGCGCTGGAGATCGGGCTCATCAACCGGGTCGTTCCCGACGATCAGCTCGAGGCGGAGACGCGCAAGTATGCGAACGCGGTCGCCGAGCGCGGCGCTTTCGCGCTCGCGGCATTGAAAGGCGCTTTCGTCGCGCGGCACGGCGGCGTGTCCGGTCTCTCGCGGGTCTCGCACGACCTGCTGCTCCGCCTCTACCTCGACACCGACGAGCACGAAGAGCTGGGCGAGGCGTTCCGCGAGCGCCGCACGCCGAACGCCGACAAGTTCGGCCACTAG